Genomic DNA from Leptotrichia wadei:
CTATGTAAAATATTTCTAACAGCTGCATATTGTAAAGCTTGATTTTCATCCATATTTTTGTTTGTAAAGTCATTCATCGCATCTTTTGCTCCAGCCATTAAGTCGTCAATATCAATTCCAGCCGCAGCAATTGGTAAAAGTCCTACTGCAGTTAATACAGAAAATCTTCCTCCAACATTGTCAGGTACAACAAAAGTTTCATATCCTTCAGCTGTAGCAAGTGTTTTTAATGCTCCCTTTGCTTTATCTGTTGTAGCATAAATTCTTTTTGCAGCTTCTTCTTTTCCATATTTTTCTTCCAGTATTTTTTTGAATACTCTGAATGCAATTGCAGGCTCAGTTGTAGTTCCAGATTTTGAAATTACATTTACTGAAAAATCCCTGTCTCCAACAACTTCTATTAGATGTTGCAAGTAAACACCGCTCATATTTGTTCCTGCAAAGTAAATTTCAGGAGTCTTTCTTTTATCTTTTGGCAAGTTATTGTAAAAGCTGTGCGATAAAAATTCAATTGCAGCCTTTGCTCCTAAATATGACCCTCCAATTCCAATTACAACTAAAACTTCTGAATCATTTTTAATTTTTTCAGCCGCTTTTTTAATTCTAGCAAATTCATCTTTATCATAAGTTTCAGGCAAGTCAACCCATCCTAAAAAGTCGTTTCCTGCTCCAGTTTTTGAAGTTAATACTTCA
This window encodes:
- a CDS encoding glucose-6-phosphate isomerase, yielding MKLNFSYQFAKNFFNENELKQIKPYVELANEVLTSKTGAGNDFLGWVDLPETYDKDEFARIKKAAEKIKNDSEVLVVIGIGGSYLGAKAAIEFLSHSFYNNLPKDKRKTPEIYFAGTNMSGVYLQHLIEVVGDRDFSVNVISKSGTTTEPAIAFRVFKKILEEKYGKEEAAKRIYATTDKAKGALKTLATAEGYETFVVPDNVGGRFSVLTAVGLLPIAAAGIDIDDLMAGAKDAMNDFTNKNMDENQALQYAAVRNILHRKGKDLELMVNYEPRVHYLAEWWKQLFGESEGKEGKGLYPTSADFSADLHSLGQYIQQGQRLFFETVVSIGKPEVEFVIESDKENLDGLNFIAGKTLDYVNKKATDGVILAHVDGNVPNLGINIPEVTPYHLGYTFYFFEKACGVSGYLLGVNPFDQPGVEAYKKNMFALLGKPGYEEAGKELEKKLKEVK